One part of the Pannonibacter sp. XCT-53 genome encodes these proteins:
- a CDS encoding GNAT family N-acetyltransferase: MQNPTFAPVSPFQSAWFLSAFLEASPPDAGHKIIVHTLRDPQTLEILVALPVMQTRSYGVRRIQAPGSSYCDITAPVLSERFLALPPATRSQSLERLLSQIHDGDYIRLPNVTATVNGQPNPLFDQVSRARQQAAQYSMYLPDSAPDRRPSRSAYKEYEGKYRKLEQKGYTFREVEGAEPRLAAIDTLLRLRAESFAARGMAQPDATAASALYRALVRRPDAVNRLHVLVLADAGGDIVAGAALIGGKTCLNGTLLGISGPEWRRLSPGMVLIMKIQDWARDRGFTHLNFGAGDQSYKEKFGAHAVPAGEIVRARTVVGRLHLYACDLRRQVAGLGQRLRSGPGLLPGMRTTALAAATQVETAGIAALL, encoded by the coding sequence ATGCAGAACCCGACATTTGCACCTGTCTCGCCCTTTCAGTCCGCCTGGTTCCTCTCGGCTTTTCTTGAAGCATCACCTCCTGATGCGGGACACAAGATCATCGTCCACACCCTGCGTGATCCGCAGACGCTCGAAATACTTGTCGCCTTGCCCGTGATGCAGACGCGCAGCTATGGCGTTCGCCGCATCCAGGCGCCAGGCAGCAGCTACTGCGACATCACGGCACCCGTTTTGAGCGAGCGTTTCCTTGCGCTCCCGCCAGCGACGCGCAGCCAGTCGCTGGAGCGGCTCCTGTCGCAGATCCACGACGGCGACTACATCCGCCTGCCCAATGTCACCGCCACGGTGAACGGCCAGCCCAATCCCCTGTTCGACCAGGTGTCGCGGGCACGCCAGCAGGCTGCCCAGTACAGCATGTACCTGCCCGACAGCGCCCCGGACCGGCGACCGTCGCGCTCGGCCTACAAGGAATATGAGGGCAAGTACCGCAAGCTGGAGCAGAAGGGCTACACGTTCCGGGAAGTCGAGGGGGCAGAGCCCCGGCTTGCGGCCATCGACACGCTGCTCAGGCTCCGGGCCGAGAGCTTCGCCGCCCGTGGCATGGCCCAGCCCGACGCGACGGCCGCCTCTGCGCTCTACCGCGCGCTGGTGCGGCGTCCGGATGCGGTCAACCGGCTGCATGTCCTGGTGCTGGCCGATGCGGGCGGCGACATCGTCGCCGGGGCCGCCCTGATCGGCGGCAAGACCTGTCTCAACGGCACCCTGCTCGGGATCTCGGGGCCGGAATGGCGCCGCCTGTCGCCAGGCATGGTGCTGATCATGAAGATCCAGGACTGGGCCCGCGACCGTGGCTTCACGCATCTGAACTTCGGCGCTGGCGACCAGTCCTACAAGGAAAAATTCGGCGCGCATGCGGTTCCGGCCGGCGAGATCGTCCGTGCGCGCACCGTGGTCGGTCGCCTGCATCTCTACGCCTGCGACCTGCGTCGCCAGGTTGCCGGGCTCGGCCAGCGGCTACGCAGCGGCCCGGGCCTGCTGCCCGGCATGCGCACGACCGCGCTTGCGGCGGCCACCCAGGTCGAGACCGCGGGCATCGCCGCCTTGCTCTGA
- a CDS encoding hydantoinase B/oxoprolinase family protein — MSGQIAGQADGQWDFWIDRGGTFTDIVGRAPDGSIHAHKVLSENPEAYRDAAVQGIRELMGLSAGAPIPSGRIATVKMGTTVATNALLERKGERTALFTTRGFRDALAIGYQARPDIFAKAIIKPELLYERVYEIAERLRADGTLELPLDEAGARAALEAAYADGIRSVAIVFMHAYAYPDHERRVAAMARAIGFPQVSVSHEVSPLMKLVGRGDTTVVDAYLSPILRRYVAQVQEELGAGPRLMFMQSSGGLTAADLFQGKDAILSGPAGGVVGAVETSKLAGFEKVIGFDMGGTSTDVCHFDGTYERAFETEVAGVRMRAPMMMIHTVAAGGGSILHYRDGRFQVGPDSAGANPGPKCYRRGGPLAVTDANVMTGKLLPDFFPKIFGPGRDQPLDTQAVQVAFAELAERIGDGRTAVEVADGFLRIAVENMANAIKKISVQRGYDVTEYALTCFGGAGGQSGCMVADTLGMTTVIVHPFSGILSAYGMGLADIRANRQQAVVKRLDAALLPELARLTQRLASETEAELTGQGVAAADRQTLSRAHLRYEGTDTPMPVLLSSVEEMLAAFEEAHRKQFGFAYENKPVVVEAVEVESFGGGAGIAEPDCTLASGTATPARMTRFYSAGAWHDAAVYARASLAPGMSVDGAALIIEPHQTIVVEPGWRATINAKDHVILTRVVPLDRAAAIGTHADPVMLEVFNNLFMSIAEQMGVTLQNTAYSVNIKERLDFSCAVFDRTGALVANAPHMPVHLGSMDRSVETVIKLNAGNIRPGDVFALNAPYNGGTHLPDITVVSPVFDDEGQEILFWAASRGHHADVGGSAPGSMTPRATTVDEEGVLIDNFKLVDQGRFREAELVELLTTHPYPVRNVHQNVADLKAQIAANERGIQELRKMVDHFGLDVVTAYMGHVQDNAEESVRRVISALKDSSCEYPTDQGSVIRVKITVDRDKREATVDFTGTTGVKPNNFNAPEPVTRAAVLYCFRVMVDGHIPMNAGCLKPIHIIIPDGCMLKPAYPAAVVAGNVETSQHVTNALFAALGAMANAQGSMNNLTFGNATYQYYETICSGSPAGPGFNGTDGVHTHMTNSRLTDPEVLEFRFPVLLEDFHIRPGSGGQGKWSAGGGTRRTLRFLEKMDCAILGSHRTLPPKGMMGGGDGTIGRTEVRRLDGRIEVLASCDQTVLEAGEAVTVITPTAGGWGAAD, encoded by the coding sequence ATGAGCGGGCAGATCGCGGGTCAGGCTGACGGTCAGTGGGATTTCTGGATCGACCGCGGCGGCACCTTCACCGACATCGTCGGCCGGGCGCCGGACGGCAGCATCCACGCCCACAAGGTCCTGTCGGAAAACCCGGAGGCCTATCGCGATGCCGCCGTGCAGGGCATCCGCGAGCTGATGGGCCTTTCCGCCGGCGCGCCGATCCCCTCCGGCCGCATCGCCACGGTGAAGATGGGCACCACCGTCGCCACCAACGCGCTGCTGGAGCGCAAGGGCGAGCGCACGGCACTGTTCACGACGCGCGGCTTCCGCGATGCGCTGGCCATCGGCTATCAGGCCCGGCCCGACATCTTCGCCAAGGCAATCATCAAGCCGGAGCTGCTCTACGAGCGGGTCTACGAGATCGCCGAGCGCCTGCGCGCCGACGGAACGCTGGAACTGCCGCTGGACGAGGCCGGCGCCCGCGCCGCGCTGGAGGCCGCCTATGCGGACGGCATCCGCTCGGTCGCCATCGTCTTCATGCATGCCTATGCCTATCCGGATCACGAGCGGCGCGTTGCCGCCATGGCGCGGGCCATCGGCTTCCCGCAGGTCTCGGTCAGCCATGAGGTCTCGCCGCTGATGAAGCTGGTGGGGCGCGGCGACACGACCGTCGTCGATGCCTATCTGTCGCCGATCCTGCGTCGCTATGTGGCGCAGGTGCAGGAGGAGCTGGGCGCGGGGCCGCGCCTCATGTTCATGCAGTCCTCCGGTGGCCTGACGGCGGCGGACCTGTTCCAGGGCAAGGATGCCATCCTGTCCGGCCCGGCCGGCGGCGTGGTCGGCGCGGTCGAGACGTCGAAGCTTGCCGGCTTCGAGAAGGTGATCGGCTTCGACATGGGCGGCACCTCCACCGATGTCTGCCATTTCGATGGCACCTATGAGCGGGCCTTCGAGACGGAAGTGGCCGGCGTGCGCATGCGCGCGCCGATGATGATGATCCACACGGTGGCGGCCGGTGGCGGCTCGATCCTGCATTACCGGGATGGCCGCTTCCAGGTCGGACCGGATTCGGCCGGTGCCAATCCCGGCCCGAAATGCTACCGCCGCGGCGGGCCGCTGGCGGTCACCGATGCCAATGTCATGACCGGCAAGCTGCTGCCCGACTTCTTCCCGAAGATCTTCGGCCCCGGCCGCGACCAGCCGCTCGACACCCAGGCGGTGCAGGTGGCCTTTGCCGAGCTGGCCGAGCGCATCGGCGATGGCCGCACGGCGGTCGAGGTGGCGGACGGGTTCCTGCGCATCGCCGTCGAGAACATGGCCAACGCCATCAAGAAGATCTCGGTCCAGCGCGGCTATGACGTGACCGAATATGCCCTGACCTGCTTCGGCGGCGCGGGCGGGCAGTCCGGCTGCATGGTGGCCGACACGCTGGGCATGACCACGGTCATCGTGCATCCCTTCTCCGGTATCCTGTCGGCCTATGGCATGGGCCTTGCCGACATCCGCGCCAACCGGCAGCAGGCGGTGGTCAAGCGGCTCGATGCCGCCCTTTTGCCCGAACTCGCCCGGCTGACCCAGCGGCTCGCCTCGGAGACGGAGGCCGAGCTGACGGGGCAGGGCGTTGCGGCCGCCGACCGCCAGACGCTGTCGCGTGCGCATCTGCGCTACGAGGGCACGGACACGCCGATGCCGGTGCTGCTGTCGTCGGTCGAGGAGATGCTCGCGGCCTTCGAGGAGGCGCACCGCAAGCAGTTCGGCTTTGCCTACGAGAACAAGCCCGTGGTGGTCGAGGCCGTCGAGGTCGAGAGCTTCGGCGGCGGCGCCGGCATTGCCGAACCCGACTGCACGCTGGCAAGCGGCACGGCCACGCCTGCCCGCATGACCCGCTTCTATTCCGCCGGCGCCTGGCATGATGCCGCCGTCTATGCCCGCGCCAGCCTTGCCCCCGGCATGAGCGTCGACGGGGCGGCGCTGATCATCGAGCCGCACCAGACCATTGTCGTCGAGCCAGGCTGGCGCGCGACCATCAACGCCAAGGACCACGTGATCCTGACCCGCGTCGTGCCGCTCGACCGGGCGGCGGCCATCGGCACGCATGCCGACCCAGTCATGCTCGAGGTCTTCAACAACCTCTTCATGTCCATCGCCGAGCAGATGGGCGTGACGCTGCAGAACACCGCCTATTCGGTCAACATCAAGGAGCGGCTGGACTTCTCCTGCGCCGTGTTCGACCGCACCGGCGCGCTGGTGGCCAATGCGCCGCACATGCCGGTGCACCTCGGCTCCATGGACCGCTCGGTCGAGACGGTGATCAAGCTGAACGCGGGCAACATCCGTCCCGGCGACGTCTTTGCCCTCAACGCGCCCTACAACGGCGGCACCCACCTGCCGGACATCACCGTGGTCTCGCCCGTCTTCGATGACGAGGGCCAGGAGATCCTGTTCTGGGCCGCCAGCCGCGGGCACCATGCCGACGTCGGCGGCTCGGCGCCGGGCTCCATGACGCCGCGCGCGACCACGGTCGACGAGGAGGGCGTGCTGATCGACAACTTCAAGCTTGTCGACCAGGGCCGCTTCCGCGAGGCGGAGCTGGTGGAGCTGCTGACCACGCATCCCTATCCGGTGCGCAACGTGCACCAGAATGTCGCGGACCTGAAGGCGCAGATCGCGGCCAACGAGCGCGGCATCCAGGAGCTGCGCAAGATGGTCGACCACTTCGGCCTCGACGTGGTCACGGCCTACATGGGCCATGTGCAGGACAATGCGGAGGAAAGCGTCCGCCGGGTGATCTCGGCGCTCAAGGACAGTTCCTGCGAATATCCGACCGACCAGGGCTCGGTGATCCGGGTGAAGATCACCGTCGACCGGGACAAGCGCGAGGCGACGGTCGACTTCACCGGCACCACCGGCGTCAAGCCGAACAACTTCAACGCGCCCGAACCCGTGACCCGTGCGGCGGTGCTCTACTGCTTCCGCGTCATGGTCGATGGCCATATCCCGATGAATGCCGGCTGCCTGAAGCCCATCCACATCATCATCCCGGATGGTTGCATGCTCAAGCCGGCCTATCCGGCGGCGGTCGTGGCCGGCAACGTCGAGACCTCGCAGCATGTCACCAACGCGCTCTTCGCCGCGCTGGGCGCCATGGCCAATGCGCAAGGGTCGATGAACAACCTGACCTTCGGCAACGCGACCTACCAGTATTACGAGACCATCTGCTCCGGATCGCCGGCCGGTCCCGGCTTCAACGGCACCGACGGCGTGCACACGCACATGACCAACTCGCGTCTGACCGATCCGGAGGTGCTGGAGTTCCGCTTCCCCGTCCTTCTGGAGGACTTCCACATCCGCCCGGGTTCGGGCGGGCAGGGCAAGTGGTCGGCCGGCGGCGGCACCCGGCGCACGCTGCGCTTCCTCGAGAAGATGGACTGCGCCATCCTCGGCTCGCACCGCACCCTGCCGCCGAAGGGCATGATGGGCGGCGGTGACGGCACGATCGGGCGCACGGAGGTGCGGCGGCTGGATGGTCGCATCGAGGTGCTGGCGAGCTGCGACCAGACGGTGCTGGAGGCCGGCGAGGCGGTGACCGTCATCACGCCGACGGCTGGCGGCTGGGGCGCGGCGGACTGA
- a CDS encoding TerB family tellurite resistance protein — MSVWSSIGAIVAAIGAGGVQIIDRLVQLVLARPEGTSSVGFTVAMIALSAKMAKADGVVTTDEVIAFRDLFEIPSGEEANVARLFNLAKQDIAGYETYAKKLADLFPYDRKTLLDILDGLFSIAKADGVVHPDEVQYLERVSQIFGLDQREFAKVLARHVRERSNPYLVLGISPDASDEAVKAHYRREVRETHPDVMIARGVPEEFVRIANDRLAALNAAYAQISAERGL, encoded by the coding sequence GTGAGTGTCTGGAGCAGCATTGGCGCCATTGTCGCGGCCATCGGCGCGGGAGGCGTCCAGATCATCGACCGGCTCGTCCAGCTCGTGCTGGCGCGGCCCGAGGGCACCAGTTCGGTCGGCTTCACCGTGGCCATGATCGCCCTCTCGGCCAAGATGGCCAAGGCCGACGGGGTCGTCACCACCGACGAGGTGATCGCCTTCCGCGACCTGTTCGAGATCCCCTCCGGCGAGGAGGCCAACGTGGCGCGCCTGTTCAATCTCGCCAAGCAGGATATCGCCGGCTACGAGACCTACGCCAAGAAGCTCGCCGACCTGTTTCCCTATGACCGCAAGACCCTGCTCGACATTCTCGACGGGCTGTTCTCCATCGCCAAGGCGGACGGGGTCGTGCATCCCGACGAGGTGCAGTATCTGGAGAGGGTCAGCCAGATCTTCGGGCTCGACCAGCGCGAGTTCGCCAAGGTCCTGGCCCGGCACGTGCGGGAGCGGTCCAATCCCTATCTCGTGCTCGGCATCTCGCCGGACGCCAGCGACGAGGCGGTGAAGGCGCATTACCGGCGGGAAGTGCGCGAAACCCACCCGGACGTGATGATTGCCCGCGGCGTGCCCGAGGAATTCGTCCGGATTGCCAATGACCGGCTGGCCGCTCTCAATGCGGCCTATGCCCAGATCAGTGCGGAGCGCGGCCTGTGA
- the arsC gene encoding arsenate reductase (glutaredoxin) (This arsenate reductase requires both glutathione and glutaredoxin to convert arsenate to arsenite, after which the efflux transporter formed by ArsA and ArsB can extrude the arsenite from the cell, providing resistance.), translated as MITIYHNPECGTSRNTLAMIRQSGEEPVVIEYLKTPPSRAELEDLVRRSGLSLREVIREKGTPYAELGLDNPDLTDDQLLDAMLAHPILINRPLVVTEKGVRLCRPSEVVLDILPNPAIGRFVKEDGEVVEAPAAS; from the coding sequence ATGATCACGATCTACCACAACCCGGAATGCGGCACCTCGCGCAACACGCTGGCCATGATCCGTCAGTCGGGTGAAGAGCCGGTGGTGATCGAGTACCTGAAGACGCCGCCGTCGCGGGCGGAGCTCGAGGATCTGGTCCGCCGCTCCGGGCTGAGCCTGCGCGAGGTGATCCGCGAGAAGGGCACGCCCTACGCCGAGCTGGGGCTCGACAATCCGGACCTGACCGACGACCAGCTGCTCGACGCCATGCTGGCGCATCCGATCCTGATCAACCGTCCGCTCGTGGTCACGGAGAAGGGCGTGCGCCTGTGCCGTCCGTCCGAGGTGGTGCTGGACATCCTCCCCAATCCCGCCATCGGCCGTTTCGTCAAGGAAGACGGCGAAGTGGTCGAGGCTCCGGCGGCCTCCTGA
- a CDS encoding pyridoxamine 5'-phosphate oxidase family protein yields MTETLPSSPNEPHNTIRNDTAATGPASGETAPVDRKALPRYARVRNGRRADYDADAVHAILDAGLVGHVGFIHEDRPMVIPMAYGRDGSTLYIHGAGAARIVKALPAGAPVTLAVTLIDGLVVARAAFHNSVNYRSAIVHGRVRELGDTAEAERALALITDHLLPGRWAESRPMTEKELKATGIIAIEIEHAAAKCRAGGPVDDESDLGLPVWAGVVPVMTALGVPLADASTPVSVRQPASLAASRRKFL; encoded by the coding sequence ATGACCGAGACCCTGCCCAGCTCCCCGAACGAGCCCCACAACACCATCCGGAACGACACAGCCGCAACCGGTCCGGCGAGCGGCGAGACCGCCCCCGTCGACCGCAAGGCCCTGCCGCGCTATGCCCGGGTGCGCAACGGCCGGCGCGCGGACTATGACGCGGACGCCGTGCACGCCATCCTGGACGCAGGCCTCGTCGGCCATGTCGGCTTCATCCACGAGGACCGGCCGATGGTGATCCCGATGGCCTATGGCCGCGACGGGTCAACGCTGTACATCCATGGAGCCGGTGCGGCCCGGATCGTGAAGGCCCTTCCGGCCGGTGCGCCGGTGACGCTCGCCGTGACCCTGATCGACGGCCTGGTCGTTGCCCGCGCCGCCTTCCACAACTCGGTCAACTACCGCTCCGCCATCGTGCACGGACGGGTCCGGGAGCTCGGCGATACGGCCGAGGCCGAGCGGGCTCTCGCCCTCATCACCGATCACCTTCTGCCCGGTCGCTGGGCCGAAAGCAGGCCGATGACGGAGAAGGAGCTGAAGGCCACCGGCATCATCGCCATCGAGATCGAGCACGCGGCGGCGAAGTGCCGGGCCGGCGGGCCGGTCGATGACGAGAGCGACCTTGGCCTGCCGGTCTGGGCCGGCGTCGTGCCGGTGATGACGGCGCTTGGCGTGCCGCTCGCCGATGCCAGCACACCGGTGTCGGTGCGCCAGCCCGCATCGCTGGCCGCCAGCCGCCGGAAGTTCCTGTAG
- a CDS encoding lytic transglycosylase domain-containing protein, whose amino-acid sequence MREVLVEDDSGVLRPALRPVDEAVPAGLVITRKGKPGAAATADRTADATAPRGPSDRFDALIAEAAARHGVPLALAHAVIKVESNYNPRARGSAGEVGLMQIKPATARGLGFRGSVRALYDPATNLEWGMRYLAGAHKLASGDTCGTVLRYNAGHFAKRMNPTSKRYCGKVKVILASA is encoded by the coding sequence ATGCGCGAAGTGCTCGTCGAGGATGATTCCGGCGTGCTGCGTCCGGCGCTGCGTCCGGTCGACGAGGCGGTGCCCGCCGGGCTCGTGATCACCCGCAAGGGCAAGCCCGGCGCCGCCGCGACCGCCGACCGCACGGCCGATGCCACCGCGCCGCGCGGGCCGAGCGACCGGTTCGACGCCCTCATCGCCGAGGCGGCTGCCCGCCACGGCGTTCCGCTGGCGCTCGCCCATGCGGTGATCAAGGTGGAGAGCAACTACAATCCCCGCGCCCGCGGCAGTGCCGGCGAAGTCGGCCTGATGCAGATCAAGCCGGCCACCGCCCGTGGCCTCGGCTTCCGGGGCTCGGTCCGCGCCCTCTATGACCCGGCCACCAATCTGGAATGGGGCATGCGCTACCTCGCCGGCGCCCACAAGCTCGCCTCCGGCGACACCTGCGGCACGGTGCTGCGCTACAACGCCGGTCACTTCGCCAAGCGCATGAACCCGACCAGCAAGCGCTACTGCGGCAAGGTCAAGGTCATCCTGGCCTCCGCCTGA
- a CDS encoding N-acetylmuramoyl-L-alanine amidase, with protein sequence MSVKTDCGLAAKVHPSPNHNDRRPGAAIDMIVLHYTGMQDGESALQRLCDPRAEVSAHYLVEEDGAVLQCVPEARRAWHAGTSFWKGETDINSRSIGIEIVNPGHAWGYRPFPPAQVEAVIALVADIAARHAIAPWRILAHSDVAPERKDDPGELFPWDLLAARGLVHHVPPVPVSGGRFFQEGESGQPIEALQSMLAIYGYNIRVSGVFDAQTAAVVRAFQRHFRPERVDGIADASTIATLHQLLTSLPALD encoded by the coding sequence GTGAGTGTGAAGACGGATTGCGGCTTGGCCGCCAAGGTGCATCCCTCGCCCAACCACAACGACCGGCGCCCCGGCGCCGCCATCGACATGATCGTGCTGCATTACACCGGGATGCAGGACGGCGAGAGTGCGTTGCAGCGGCTGTGCGATCCGCGCGCCGAGGTGTCGGCGCATTATCTCGTCGAGGAGGACGGGGCAGTCCTGCAATGCGTGCCTGAAGCCCGGCGAGCCTGGCACGCGGGCACGTCGTTCTGGAAGGGAGAGACCGACATCAACTCCCGCTCGATCGGCATCGAGATCGTCAATCCCGGCCATGCCTGGGGCTATCGCCCTTTCCCGCCGGCGCAGGTGGAGGCGGTCATCGCCCTCGTCGCCGACATTGCAGCCCGTCATGCCATCGCCCCCTGGCGGATCCTCGCGCATTCGGATGTGGCGCCCGAGCGCAAGGACGATCCGGGCGAGCTGTTTCCCTGGGACCTCCTGGCCGCGCGCGGGCTCGTGCATCATGTGCCGCCGGTCCCGGTCAGTGGCGGGCGCTTCTTCCAGGAAGGTGAGAGCGGGCAGCCGATCGAGGCGTTGCAGTCGATGCTGGCCATCTACGGCTACAACATCCGCGTCAGCGGCGTGTTCGACGCGCAGACGGCCGCGGTGGTCCGCGCCTTCCAGCGACACTTCCGCCCCGAGCGCGTGGACGGCATCGCCGATGCCTCGACGATTGCCACGCTGCATCAGCTGCTGACCAGCCTGCCGGCCCTGGACTGA
- a CDS encoding putative bifunctional diguanylate cyclase/phosphodiesterase, whose product MTPLSRRRNLATVGAILVLIALLAASVFASNRLMTRWLLVHSLESAISGWSQVAVSLHGRTPAGAAQDNAPRISTEGLRLTTLTDTFELKPAEEAAKPVLGDTPAYIQRLADQARRELGSDAVHAASAVVFPSATGWSLEQAQRLTAGLPERFFAAQVTADEVTRFLALLHDSSAPQATLYRTWWGGVEPLALIGTPMRREGQLYGASLMLVDIGQVIGSVNRVLMIVTALIVALCIFSLSISAFVLWVRFRDVVRTNRNIEFLAHHDPLTGLPNRAVFSAKLNEALRLAHAKASNLAVILIDVDKFKAINDTYGHGTGDIFLQVIADRLRSVFGEHLVARLSGDEFAVMVTSHSDVARMTKMASDMIAATKAPCVIDGIEIQISLSMGLARANDGSWRSSRLLHCADLALYRAKHSGRSTFVWYTSEMDAEAQKRKEIEAGLVKALKFDQFELVYQPQFSLHDNRLKGYEALIRWEHPTKGTISPDVFISVAEDTGLIEDIGDWVLRRACQEAATWEDKSLRVAVNFSPAQFRAGETQKKVAKAIAESGLDPRRLEIEITESLLIADTDAVVETLEDIHALGVTIAMDDFGTGYSSLSYLSRFPFDKIKIDRSFIRTLGRDIGTDAIVTSIIGLGRSLNVQITAEGVESQEQVTLLRAAGCDLVQGYLFGRPGAVRQGISTMSAAEAPLSRPHPDAADQTAAVADDDVREWTLDASGPDGKAASGGTNDALLQPLPAMPEDAMAARAAAQ is encoded by the coding sequence ATGACCCCGCTTTCGCGACGCCGCAACCTGGCTACGGTCGGCGCCATTCTGGTGCTCATCGCCTTGCTGGCCGCCAGTGTCTTCGCCAGCAACCGGCTGATGACCCGCTGGCTGCTTGTCCACAGTCTCGAGAGCGCGATCAGCGGCTGGAGCCAGGTGGCCGTCAGCCTGCACGGACGCACGCCCGCCGGCGCTGCGCAGGACAACGCCCCGCGCATCTCCACCGAGGGCCTGCGCCTGACGACCCTGACCGACACGTTCGAGCTGAAGCCGGCCGAGGAGGCCGCCAAGCCCGTGCTGGGCGATACGCCCGCCTACATCCAGCGTCTGGCCGACCAGGCCCGCCGCGAGCTGGGCTCCGATGCGGTTCATGCAGCCAGCGCCGTGGTCTTTCCCTCCGCGACCGGCTGGTCGCTCGAGCAGGCGCAGCGCCTGACCGCCGGGCTTCCCGAGCGCTTCTTCGCCGCCCAGGTTACCGCCGACGAGGTCACCCGGTTCCTCGCGTTGCTGCACGACAGCAGCGCGCCGCAGGCCACCCTGTACCGCACCTGGTGGGGCGGCGTCGAGCCGCTTGCCCTGATCGGCACGCCGATGCGCCGGGAAGGCCAGCTCTATGGCGCCAGCCTGATGCTGGTCGACATCGGCCAGGTCATCGGCTCGGTCAACCGGGTGCTGATGATCGTCACCGCGCTGATCGTCGCCCTGTGCATCTTCTCGCTCTCCATTTCGGCCTTCGTTCTCTGGGTCCGCTTCCGCGACGTGGTGCGCACCAACCGCAACATCGAGTTCCTCGCCCACCATGATCCGCTGACCGGCCTGCCGAACCGCGCCGTCTTCAGCGCCAAGCTGAACGAGGCCCTGCGGCTGGCCCATGCCAAGGCGAGCAACCTCGCCGTGATCCTGATCGACGTGGACAAGTTCAAGGCGATCAACGACACCTACGGCCACGGCACCGGCGACATCTTCCTGCAGGTGATTGCCGACCGGCTGCGCTCCGTCTTCGGCGAGCATCTGGTTGCCCGCCTGTCCGGCGACGAGTTCGCCGTCATGGTGACGAGCCACTCCGACGTGGCGCGCATGACCAAGATGGCCAGCGACATGATCGCCGCCACCAAGGCGCCCTGCGTGATCGACGGCATCGAGATCCAGATCTCGCTGTCGATGGGGCTTGCCCGCGCCAACGACGGCAGCTGGCGCTCCTCGCGTCTGCTGCATTGCGCCGATCTGGCGCTCTACCGCGCCAAGCACTCCGGCCGCTCGACCTTCGTGTGGTACACGTCGGAGATGGATGCCGAGGCGCAGAAGCGCAAGGAAATCGAGGCCGGGCTCGTCAAGGCGCTCAAGTTCGACCAGTTCGAGCTGGTCTACCAGCCGCAGTTCTCCCTGCACGACAACCGGCTGAAGGGCTACGAGGCCCTGATCCGCTGGGAGCATCCGACCAAGGGCACCATTTCGCCGGATGTCTTCATCTCGGTGGCCGAGGACACGGGCCTCATCGAGGACATCGGCGACTGGGTCCTGCGCCGCGCCTGCCAGGAGGCGGCAACCTGGGAGGACAAGAGCCTGCGCGTCGCGGTCAACTTCTCGCCGGCCCAGTTCCGGGCCGGAGAGACCCAGAAGAAGGTGGCCAAGGCGATTGCCGAGTCCGGACTGGATCCCCGCCGGCTGGAGATCGAGATCACCGAAAGCCTGCTGATTGCCGACACGGATGCGGTCGTCGAGACGCTGGAGGATATCCACGCCCTCGGCGTCACCATCGCCATGGACGACTTCGGCACCGGCTACTCCTCGCTGAGCTACCTGAGCCGCTTCCCCTTCGACAAGATCAAGATCGACCGCAGCTTCATCCGCACGCTTGGCCGCGACATCGGGACCGACGCCATCGTCACCTCGATCATCGGCCTCGGCCGGTCGCTGAATGTCCAGATCACCGCGGAGGGCGTCGAGAGCCAGGAGCAGGTGACGTTGCTGCGTGCAGCCGGCTGCGATCTGGTGCAGGGCTACCTGTTCGGCCGCCCGGGTGCCGTGCGGCAGGGCATCTCGACCATGTCCGCTGCCGAGGCGCCGCTGTCCCGGCCGCATCCCGACGCAGCGGATCAGACCGCTGCGGTCGCGGACGACGACGTGCGCGAATGGACCCTCGATGCCTCCGGCCCGGATGGCAAGGCGGCCTCCGGCGGCACGAATGACGCCTTGCTCCAGCCCCTGCCGGCCATGCCCGAAGATGCCATGGCCGCACGGGCGGCGGCCCAGTAG